One part of the Podarcis muralis chromosome 3, rPodMur119.hap1.1, whole genome shotgun sequence genome encodes these proteins:
- the LOC144327237 gene encoding uncharacterized protein LOC144327237, producing MSPKRVPAQPALTVPPKRTIRGPSQSLRSPSTGQASGRLQSLVSSLAGDPAALARFASEVDGLIQRCSAGPSQQPAVTTAAAVSSPSDSASSDENDLPMSGVLFSDSQFSRNAGSAPASSHTREGRTPSRRTTGRGRRGKAPSRHGGSSRPGSALQPLPSTSVGSDQSPATSSQSVPGTALQGPASESSEEDSLPVPAKSSSGGTRRRKKSSGKRAKRGRRDTSSSSGVAAVRIWMVGHSIVHWASIRARESGLGPSLGLPHHVQVSWLTRRGMLWAELLPLVRKHVKLEGPPSAIVLQLGENDLPATDCCSLRFTIQRDLVELAEFLPGVKVFWSQLLQRRTWRGSRCPAATEGARKRVNKVAMKTVIAHGGSVIAHPNITFKEAVLFRDDGVHLSPLGNDTWLNSVVLGLKVGLQL from the exons ATGTCTCCTAAGAGAGTCCCAGCGCAGCCTGCCTTGACCGTTCCGCCTAAAAGGACCATTCGGGGACCTTCTCAGTCGCTTCGATCCCCCTCGACTGGTCAAGCCTCAGGGCGTCTGCAATCTTTGGTTTCGAGCCTGGCGGGTGATCCAGCTGCTTTGGCTCGCTTTGCTTCTGAAGTAGATGGCCTGATCCAACGCTGTAGCGCCGGGCCTAGCCAGCAACCGGCGGTGACCACTGCGGCTGCAGTTTCTTCACCTTCTGATTCCGCATCTAGCGATGAAAATGATCTGCCCatgtctggtgttttgttttctgatTCTCAGTTTTCTAGGAATGCAGGCTCAGCCCCTGCATCTAGTCACACGCGGGAGGGCAGAACCCCTTCTCGGCGCACAACCGGGAGGGGGCGACGGGGAAAGGCCCCTTCTAGGCATGGGGGGTCTTCTAGGCCAGGGTCAGCTTTGCAACCCTTACCTAGTACTTCCGTGGGTTCTGATCAGTCACCTGCCACCTCTTCTCAGTCTGTCCCAGGCACTGCACTTCAAGGTCCAGCATCAGAGTCTTCTGAGGAGGACAGCCTACCTGTGCCAGCCAAGTCCTCTTCGGGCGGCACACGCCGCCGCAAGAAGTCTTCTGGAAAGCGTGCGAAGAGAGGGCGGAGGGACACCTCTTCATCATCAG GTGTGGCGGCTGTTCGCATTTGGAtggtgggccacagcattgtccaCTGGGCCAGCATCAGAGCGAGGGAGTCTGGACTTGGACCCAGTCTTGGCCTGCCTCATCACGTGCAGGTGTCCTGGCTGACCAGACGTGGAATGCTGTGGGCCGAATTGCTTCCCCTTGTTCGGAAGCACGTGAAGTTGGAAGGGCCCCCTTCAGCTATCGTGCTCCAGTTGGGGGAAAACGATCTGCCCGCCACAGACTGTTGTTCTTTACGCTTTACAATTCAAAGGGACTTAGTTGAATTGGCAGAGTTTTTACCAGGTGTGAAAGTTTTTTGGTCCCAGTTGCTGCAGAGGCGCACCTGGCGTGGCAGTCGCTGTCCAGCTGCCACTGAAGGAGCCAGAAAGCGCGTTAATAAGGTGGCAATGAAAACAGTCATTGCTCATGGTGGTTCTGTGATTGCGCACCCCAATATCACCTTCAAGGAGGCCGTCCTTTTCAGGGACGATGGTGTGCATCTTTCCCCGTTGGGAAATGACACATGGTTAAATTCTGTTGTGTTGGGTTTGAAGGTGGGGTTGCagttgtga